In the Hyla sarda isolate aHylSar1 chromosome 9, aHylSar1.hap1, whole genome shotgun sequence genome, gcgggacccctgtgatcagatatcttatcccctatcctttgcatagtggataagatgtgtaggggcagagtaccctttaatcaCTCGGGTACTTTAGCTTAAGTACATGCTCTTTATGCAAGGTGGACTATTTTTGTGCTGAGCATATTGCACTTCAGTGACATACAGTATAGTATTGGTGGTAATTGAGGTTTTATAGTGTTACTGTCATgagaaacaacttttgacatgttgctcagACAGATAAAAATTTGATGATCGCAACGGGTCTCACGCCTGAGCTGGGAAAGCGGGTGGTAATGTTCCATTCTCCAGCCGGCCATCATCATCATTCGAGAGGTTTACCATGTGCAGCTGTTGGCAATATGTTGACATAATATTTGTTCTCCTACATGGCAAAAGGTAAAAATCAATTTGacttaaaaatgtattcaaatgaaTCAGCGTGGGATGAAGGACAGCTGGTAATGATGAGGATAATTTCCAAATCCACTCAATAATGGTGTTAAGTCTATTTCTTCTTTGTCCACGTGTGACTGAAGAGTGAAGTTCTGTAAGATGGTGGTGAAAAACAGGAAGAGCTCCATTCTTGCGAGGCCTTCTCCGAGACAGATTCGTTTTCCTGTAGGGAAATCAACAACTATTTGTCTGTAGTTGTAAATATTACAAGTTTTAGTTCAAATTGTTAACAGTACTTAATGTACCAGTTTATATCAGGGGCAGGACCAGAAAAGACAATTGCATAGGGTGCAGTTTGTTGGGGGGGTAGGAGcagattttatttttatcagaATTTCCCTTTAAGAGAAAAAGGAGCTGAGCTCATCTTGCTGCTGgaggtggttaaaggggtactccgctgccccagcgttctgaacattttgttccgaatgctaggagcaggcggcgggggccatgacatcacagtcatgccccctcaatgcaagtttatgcatagacttgcattgagggggcatggcgtgatgtcacgaccgcccacacccagcgttctaaataaatgccgggtgctgcacagagatcgcaggggtcccagcggcaagaccccacgatcagacatcttatcccctatcctttggctaggggataagatgtctaggagcagactacccctttaactacccctTTTTTTCCATGTTTTGAAATCAGTAGGGCCCATTGGTTATTGTTTCCCTATTGAATCAAGTTTCCTcagaaattttatatttttaggtaTTCTTTTCTTTGGATACAAGTGTTATTTTGCGTCGGACTAAATCAATTTCAAGTGAACTTGTTGAACATTCTTTCTCATACTCTTTCTCATACTTTGCTAAATATAAATTAGATGCACCAAAGTGGAAAATGGAATTTAATATTGGATaggaatatttttttattctttagcaCTAGTTACACACTTATCTATAGTACAATTTGTACGGACCATAACACAGACTATTAAATATGTGGGTTTTTAAAGCAATGAGAAGAATGTTCAAAAATTCTATAGAGAAATAAAAATTGGACCTATTACTTTATGGAGTGTCTACCCTTAAAGTATTTTTAACTAAACCTGCAAAATACTTATGTGCATTAATAGAGATAAATGAATTGATTTGCCACAAATTGGATTTGATATGGATTGCacaacacaataaaaaaatatttgtaatttattttacatttgttcTGTACGCTAAGCAGTCTGGAGATAAGCGGTGATGCCATATGCATCACAGCTTCCACTCTCTGCGCTCATGCTCTGCATCTGGCCAAGCCActcagtgtactgtacaggagcagggactaccTTTAACAGGAGTCCCTTCTTCTGTACATAATTTGCAGGGGCAATGAGGGCATTTCCAAAATCGAACTAAGATCCAAACCAAAAAAGAACCAATAAAGATTTACCAAATAAGTGTTGTCAGACTTACTCATCTCTACCCGTAAATACAAAGGTCAAAAATTTCTTAAACGTCTTTGTTTCATGGTAGTAACACTCCAAGCACTTACCTGAAGAGAATGGCATGAATCCATCATTTTTCCTGAACTTCCCTTGATCATTTAAGAAATGTCCCGGATTGAACTCATTTGGGTATTTAAACTGCTTTGGATCTCGTAGAACAGAACTGAGCAAGGGGTAGATGGTTGTACCCTAAGAAGAACAATTGAGTGACTTATATAGTTACATTTCTTTCTTTATATTCTTTCTCAAGATACTTTTGAGGTCTGATAGTGTTTTTTCTtattagctattttttttttttactaaagcaCAGAGGACAGCACAGCTTTACCTTAGGAATAAAAAAATCTCTAAACTTCAGGTCCCGCGCTACTTTGTGTGGGATACCCAATGGTAAGAGGTCAATAAATCTTTGAATTTCATGGATTACAGCATCCGTATAGGGCATACGAGAGCGATCTTCTATACACGGAGCCCTGTTTCTTCCAATGACTTTGTCAATCTCTTGATGGATGCTTTCTGTAGGAATTAAGGGCGATTGTGGGTATGAACATACAGGCAACTTGAAGAGAAGCATTCATGCCATAATTCTACACCTTTTGAAttagattaaaggagaactccggtatataaaaatgtatcccctatcataagtATAAGTATCAGATCAAGGGGGATCCGGCTGCTGCGATCTCCAGCATGGGCCCGagctctcctcctgaatgggacgtgttcgaccaccgcacgatacggcggccgacacgcctcctcaatgcagctctatggaagagccggagcTCTGCActtggcaatctccagctctccaATAGAGtggcactgagggggcgtgtcggtgccCTGTACAGAgttgccatcagaaatgttggggcccttGCACAGATCAAGGCCTGCCCCCCCTGTGGCCCGCCCCAGGGCCCgcccacaatctaccctgtctacaaaaaaaaaaacttttttaaaaacaCAGTACAAGAAAAACAAGAACCATTTATTTCAgtgaggaaggaaggaggaaatCTCACCATacataccatcatattgttaccttcaaaatcctgtatactgagaccaataataccagtatacaaggaggaatattatcaccatacatattaccatcgtactgttactgatcaaatcctgtattattctccaagggagaataataccaccacaccataaccactacCATTACCCCCACATAGTGACCCCCACATAGTATAAAAAACCAGTGACCATAGAACAATACCCCTATACAAAGCCCCGGCTCTACACAAGcattgcagaccatataagtgattgcagtgcagttacatctaatGAGACATCTTCTTGGAATTGATCTCTTGTCCTTTCTTCTGTATCAggctcagaccaccatgaagTCTTCTTGTATCCATGACTTCTTGTATCCATGATCTCCActgaatctgccagacaacaaacatatAAGGCTCCACACTTTTCAGCACATTGCCCACCTGTTCCCTACTCTCAGCACCCCAAATAATTCCCTACTAGGTGCCCTGCAGTATGAGGGAGTAGATAAGTGTGTTGTTAGGTAATTTCCCCTTTCCTAGTAGGTAAATAATCCCCCCTttaaggtagaagcccccagacgGTCGGTAATGCTCCCAGTAGATAGGTAAGTAATGCCCCAAGTAGGTAGGTGAAGCCCCAATATGTAGGTAATGGGTAATGCCTCCagtatgtaatgcccccagtagacagtgcccccagtaggtagatagtgcccccaggtagATTGTGCCTCCCAGGTAGATAGAGCTCCCAGTAGGTAGTAATTGGTAATGCCCtcagtaggtaatgtccccagtagaTAATGTCCCCCTAGGTATAGTTAGTGCCCCTAAGGTAGATAgtgtccccaggtaggtaatTCCCCCAGATGGATAATGCCCCCaggtagatagtgcccccccccccagtaggtaatgCCCACTCACCTTTCCGCTGATCCTGTATTGAAGCTGGGCTCCCTGGATTCTATGGATCAGCGCAGTACTTCTCTGGCAGGCCACAAGAGGAAATGACATCATCACACGGCCTCCAGCTTAAGTCTGTGCTCCTTACATAAATTGCGGGTGCAATATGCGTAATGTACATACTGGAGCAGGAGACTCCTGTAGCCTGCACATTACGTACAGtatttgtgtactgtatgtacagaagcagaagactgctgttttaacagcagtcttctgcttctgtgctggagcTGCTGCAGGGGTGCAGTGGGGGCCCCTTTTGTTAAGAGAACCTCTTTATTTAAGAGTTGAAGCTCATTAGTATTTCAAGCATTTTACCCACCTTCAACATCTGGGTGCTTAAGGAGAATCATCAATCCGTAACGCAGTGTTGTGCTAACAGTTTCAGTCCCAGCACCAAACAAATCAAATGTTGTATTGACAATGCCTTCCATATGAAACTCAGTTTCAGGAATGTTCTTTTCCTGTGAATAAAAAATTCAGTTGTACATGTATGAAGTAACTCCTAATGTCAGGgttggcccaagacattgtgctgcctgggccaAGATTGAAATGTCTTTGGAGAACGCAGGTTTgcacaggcagagcagggggagagaggaggtacataTGACTCCCTCCTCATCTTCCCTTCTCAGCCCCACCTGCATTCTCCGAACACAGGTTTGCACGGGCTACAAAGGCGAGGAAAAACTCCAAGGGCTGATTTCTATGAATGTGCTGTGTACAACGCAAAGAACGCAGGTGGGGCTGAGAAGGGAAGATGAGGAGGGAGTCATATgtacctcttctctccccctgctctgcccgtgcAAACCTACATTCTCCAAAGGCAGGCGGAGAAGAGGGAGGTGAGATGAGGGAGGCGTGCATgtactctctccccctgctctgtctttgcTCTGCCCTACCCCCAGATCTAGCTTCGGAGATCTTTGGAGAGCTTAGGGGAGGAGCAGAAGCTCCTGGCTGCCTGGACCACgacggcaaaaaataaataaaaaagggcaGCAAAGTGCCGCCTCTGCAAAGTGCCGTCTGGGACCAATGGTCCCatcgggtcccatggtagggctggCCCTGCCTAAAGTGGACCTTTCAGCAGGAAAACACAGCTAGATAAGGCCAGTTGTCATGATTAAATAGGCTTTTCCAGCGCCAggatataagcctttttgtaaATGATACCCAGAGCCCAGTCGGTATTCCCCAGGTTGGAAAGAGCCCAGGTTTAGACGGTCCATACTCTGTTATTCACTCCATCTGTACCTTTTAAAGTTTATGTATTGGTATACAATCAGCAACAGTATGGAAAATAAGAGAAGATGGGCTGGCTAACCATGGGCTCAACTTAGACCCTGGCTCTGGGCTTCACCACCCTACAGACATGGCAACAATGTCAAGCACACAGCcccgcaccagtgtgaacaaatgGCAAAGCTCACTTACCCAGTGGGACTGCTCAACCATCAGACTGTTCCTCCTATGGGCACTGGTTGTTACAGAACACTACGCCATTTCAAATTAGGGACCCGCTCTACCCAGATGGCCATGGCATGGTGAGCGGGCTTGGACCTTTTGACCAAATAGTATACTTAAGATCTGTTTTATATGTCTTTAATATGCTGAGGAGCAAAAGATCTTTGTACAAGACGTAGATGTCTGGCATTGTCTGTTTTTCTATATTTATGTCCCTTGAAGGCATGTGTATAGCTAGGGGGGAAGGGTTTGGCCCTAGAATGTGTCCAGCTTGTTGGCCGCAGAatttttgtatatactgtatgttttttAAATCATGTAACATATAGACATAGTTAGATTTTCCTACATCCAAGGAAACAATTCAGCAGCCTCAGTCTTCTACAGGTTTGTTAATGCCTTCAGGTATCTAAGCCTTGGGGTACTTGCCTTGCTAATACTATCTTCACTACATGCATGGAACCAACCTACCTGTTCCATTTTAATGAGGAAGCAGTCAATGAAATCCCGAGGATTGTTGAGATCCAGAGTTTCCTTATGCATTTTTACACGTTGCGTAATAAATTCCTGAATACCATCTACTGAATTGAACATTTTTTGATGAGGCCCTGGGATCTTTCCCATAACTTTAGGATAGACATTGTACATCTGAAAGAAATTGGTGAAGTAAATAAAGTCACAGCATGTAGATATTTCATACTTGACATTAACACAGGGACTAAGAAAAAGATTGGTAAGTTTGGGTCTGTTCACATGCATCTGTGCGTTTTTAGcttgcctttttgtttttaaaaggaatgtaaaatgtattaatgtgaacagacccttgtgttcccaaacaaggagcctccagctgttgttaaactacaaccaccaatattcccagacagccaacggctgtttgagaatgatgggagtaggagtttagcaacagcaagcATCCAGCTAAAATTGAGGCTCGCTTTTGCTtgacttcaactcccatcattcgcagacagcctttggctgtctgggaataatGGCAGTTATAGTAGaacaacagatggaggctccctgtttgggaacacactactTAATAGATGCTCTCCCCAGGGAGAGCACCCTAAATGCACTAATCaattttttgtggttttcttttcttctcatctcAGATCCCTGTATGCAGAGAACTACttaggattcggtggactacgttgatgacctgcattttttttaaattatttaaataaaatggttaacgagggcttgtggtggGGGATTGATTTTGTAATAAATTTGTTAAAACAtgtatcttgttttttttttttttttattgattttacaggcttagtaggggaagccatctcatagacggacTCCATTTCTAAGCTGAGACTTAGCATGAGCCCCAAAAACATCTAGCACTAACCACCAATCATTACCCTGGTATCCACAGCTACAGGagtgctgggaagagccagtactAACAGGCCCACAGTGTCAAAAATgccctcctgggcctaggcggtaacaggtttacattatttaggctggagagagccagcaacaatggtcctcgcccccccccctcttataatgtcaggctgttgctgtttggttggtgtaTCTTGCTGAAAAACAAAATGTAGGGAACAacacacatttttcttttttttatgaatttttttaaataaaaacgtaGTTCCTTGTATTTCCATTCTTAgcaagataccaaccaaacaacaacagcctgacgttaccagggtggtcgaggaccattgttactggccctccccagcctaaataatgtcagcctgttaccacctaggctgaggagggcctgttggtactggctgttCCCGACGCCCCTGTGGTGATAGgtattggggtaataattgggggtaagtgctagctgtttttggtgctaacacTAAGCcgtggcttagtaatggattccgtctatgagacggcttccactactaagcctgtaaaatcaattaaaaaaaaacatgacacaaaaaacactcccccaccacAAGCCCTTCTTAACCATttcatttaaacaaaaaaaaaatgcaggtcattgacgtagtccaccgaatctgaagtagtcctctgcatgcacagatctgaaacgagaagaaaagaacacaaaaaatgggttagtacattttccaGAGGAGTTGTTGTTaagcaacagcgagcctccagtctagctggaggctcgctgttgctaaactactactCTTATCattctcagacagcctttggttgtctgggaaTAATGGCAGTtttagtttaacaacagctggaggctctctgtttgggaacacaagggcctgttcacattatacatttttaacatgcctttCAAAAACAAAAAGCCATGCTAAAAACTGCATACAGTATACAGCaaaggctgtatactacagtatatacaaccCCCCCAAAAGAATTAATTAGTGCTCAGTAGCGCTAATTGACCCTTTCTTTGCTGGACTGTTCAGCAAGAAACAATGTTAATGACAGGCTGGTGAAGTGGGCCTTGCTGAGCTCCCCCCCGGCTGGCAGAGGAAGCAAAGTGCAAGGCCGTTAATTTCCCTGGCTGCAATtcaggatcgcagcaggtctcagaaCTAAGACCAGCTGCAATCAAAACAACTTTTAAATGTCtaattgacatgtcaaaagttgttttaatTTCAGTAGCTCTAACTCTGCTGGGCTGAAAGCATAGCGCTCAGCCTagcaaggggttaaagcatgAGCTGTACTTGCAGCTGTCTAGCTGTGGGCACAGCTCAGATCCAAAATTGACAGGTTCAGCGGGAGCAGAACCTGGCAATGTTCGAAATTGTGGCGAGCCCTGAACACTACGAAATGTTCAGATCCAATCCCGTTTCTATGGGCTCGGCTCACTAAATTCTAGTCGCTGCTATGAAGTAGTAACATGTGAACTGCTTGCAGAACTTATTTCGGTTTGTACAGTGTTACCTTACCCCATCTAGGCCTTTGTCAGTTCAAAAGAAATGTCATTAACTCACCTACCCTCCAATGACTGCTCATGCTATCCCAGTCTACACAGTTAagcatacatttaaaataaagaaaataggaAATGTCAGTTGTCTCTGTTCTATTGTTTGGGATAAAAACTGAAATGTTTTATAATATATTTAaatgtacatagttacataaaaaacaaaaaacacttgcATCTCTTTTTTCTAGCTCTTGTAGGCCTGTTTTAATtgttgtatttttattctcaataaCTGAGACCAAAAGAAGACTTGATACATATTTTCTCTAATAATGCGCAGTATGTTTTGATTTAGTTCTCACATTTGGTCTTTCGGAATTCTTCTGTAAGGAACTGGGCCTCTTCTTGAATTCTCTCTTCAATGCTCCTTTTACCCATCCCAAAGTTCCttaatgtcatcagagagaagcgGCGTAGTTGTTTCCAGCGTTCCCCATTACTGCCTACCACCCctggaaaaatatttaaaatgacaGGATATGCTTAAAAATGACCAAAACAGTCTATAAATGGAATTGTTAATGTGAATCCTACCATAAGGGATCAATCACATGACCAGGCCCCATGAATGATCGCTGGATCATTTGTGCAGCCATTTGGATTAGGGACATGTGCGACCGATAATGGCAATTTAAATGGTCGCACAAAAGAACCAATCAGACTAGTAACAAGCGGTAGCTCGTTCATCAACTGATCGCTTGTTTGCCCTTTTACATAGGGCGTTTATTCCTAGGATCATTAATTTGCCCAATAACTGGCCTGCATtaaaagggccttaaaggggtactccactggaattttttttaaatcaattgattttattttttaagcaactggtgcacgaaagctaaacagattagtaaattacttctataaaaaaaaatcttaatccttctagtacttatcagctgctgcatgctccacaggaagttcttttctttttta is a window encoding:
- the LOC130291934 gene encoding cytochrome P450 2C16-like produces the protein MGMDPVVVLCSCDAVKEALMDNAEDFGVRGHMPILDRISCGGHGVVGSNGERWKQLRRFSLMTLRNFGMGKRSIEERIQEEAQFLTEEFRKTKYWDSMSSHWRMYNVYPKVMGKIPGPHQKMFNSVDGIQEFITQRVKMHKETLDLNNPRDFIDCFLIKMEQEKNIPETEFHMEGIVNTTFDLFGAGTETVSTTLRYGLMILLKHPDVEESIHQEIDKVIGRNRAPCIEDRSRMPYTDAVIHEIQRFIDLLPLGIPHKVARDLKFRDFFIPKGTTIYPLLSSVLRDPKQFKYPNEFNPGHFLNDQGKFRKNDGFMPFSSGKRICLGEGLARMELFLFFTTILQNFTLQSHVDKEEIDLTPLLSGFGNYPHHYQLSFIPR